In the Acidobacteriota bacterium genome, TGCCCATCGTCCCCGACGGCACAAACAAGGCAGCATCTTTGCCAAGCATTTCGGCGGCGAGTTCCTGCAGGTGATTGACGGTTGGGTCTTCGAGATAAACATCGTCGCCGACCTCTGCGCGAAACATCGCCTCGCGCATCTCTTCGGTTGGTTTGGTTACGGTATCACTGCGTAGGTCAATGGTATTCATAAGTGTTAGGCGTTAGGGTTTAGATGTTAGCTCTCAAGTTTTTTAGCGCAATCATTTTATAGTTATACTCGACCATCGGCTTGGATTTTTATCGGTTTAACTGACACCTGAAACCGGCTTACTGTTTTCTGACGACCGGTTCGTCTTCGAGGTTGGGATAGATGCCGCGACGGGTGCGGATTTTTACATCGGGACTGGTGCCGAAAACTTTTACCGAATGAAAAGATTTGTCATCGGATTTGCGCTCAGAGGTATAAGCAATGACAAATTCCGTGCTGAGTTCCTCGATAACATGAAGCGCGACCGATACGCAGGTTTCCGCTTTCTTTTTGACATCGGCTTTTTCATAAAATTGTGGTTTGCGGTCTTCGCAGGTCAAACGCTCTTCGATATTCCACATTGCGCCGCCGGTCTCTTCGGCTAACGTTTGCATAGTAAAAGCTGCGGCTTCGAGTTGTTTCGCATAAGCATTCATCGCGTCATAACGCTTTCGCACACTCGGATCAAGCTTTTCATAAAAGGCGAACACGCCGCCGGTTTTGTCTTTGATTTCGCGAATCAATCCGCCATTCTGGCTGACCACATAAATGGTCGCTCGCGCCTGATGCAAAGCGGTGAGGGCTTCTTCAAACAACAGGTTGTCGAAGGAATCGACGCCATCGGTAATTAACACAACGCTGCGTCGCTCTTCGACCTTCGGCAAAACTTCGGTTGCCGCATAAAAAATCGCATTGTAAAAATCGGATTTGATGCCTTGTTTGAATCGGGCGTTCAACTGGTTGCCCACCGCCGTTTTGTCCTTTGTCCAATCGGAGAGCAAATCGACTTTATCCGCATAAGTGATGACCGCCGCCTGGTCATCATCGGCAAGCCCTTTGATGACATTGAGCGCAATGTTGCGGTTGATGTTGACATCTTTATGAATGTCTTTGGTGACGCTGAGGTCGCTGCTCGCATCAATGATAAACAGGACGTTGGCGGGTGAACGATGAAC is a window encoding:
- a CDS encoding VWA domain-containing protein, producing the protein MRKLRSALKINVAMALCCAFALSGLVLGQSGRLRDQAPKRKPVTDTDDLDVVKLRIEEILLPVNVRGSNGKLPARLDKKDFIIAEDGKRQEITSVHRSPANVLFIIDASSDLSVTKDIHKDVNINRNIALNVIKGLADDDQAAVITYADKVDLLSDWTKDKTAVGNQLNARFKQGIKSDFYNAIFYAATEVLPKVEERRSVVLITDGVDSFDNLLFEEALTALHQARATIYVVSQNGGLIREIKDKTGGVFAFYEKLDPSVRKRYDAMNAYAKQLEAAAFTMQTLAEETGGAMWNIEERLTCEDRKPQFYEKADVKKKAETCVSVALHVIEELSTEFVIAYTSERKSDDKSFHSVKVFGTSPDVKIRTRRGIYPNLEDEPVVRKQ